One Bacillus sp. FJAT-52991 genomic region harbors:
- the nrdR gene encoding transcriptional regulator NrdR, whose amino-acid sequence MKCPACQYNGTRVIDSRPVDDGRSIRRRRECESCAYRFTTFEKVEDLPLIVVKKEGMREEFNRDKMLRGLVKACEKRPVSLEQLENISLAVEKDIRSQGYSEIDSDKIGEMVMDRLAEVDEVAYVRFASVYRQFKDINVFLDELKELIKKVK is encoded by the coding sequence ATGAAATGTCCGGCTTGCCAGTACAATGGTACACGTGTAATCGATTCTAGACCAGTAGATGATGGTCGGTCGATTCGGCGTCGGCGGGAATGTGAATCTTGTGCTTACCGATTCACTACGTTTGAAAAGGTGGAAGATTTACCGCTGATTGTTGTGAAGAAAGAGGGAATGAGAGAGGAATTTAACCGAGACAAAATGTTACGTGGCTTAGTGAAGGCATGTGAAAAACGTCCGGTATCCCTTGAGCAGTTAGAAAATATTTCGCTTGCTGTTGAGAAAGACATTCGTAGCCAAGGGTATTCAGAGATCGATTCAGATAAAATTGGCGAGATGGTGATGGACCGTCTAGCGGAAGTGGACGAGGTGGCTTACGTTCGTTTTGCTTCTGTGTACCGCCAATTTAAAGATATTAACGTCTTTTTGGATGAATTGAAAGAATTAATTAAAAAAGTGAAATAA
- a CDS encoding response regulator transcription factor has protein sequence MAKTILVVDDEQSIVTLIKYNLEQAGYQVITALDGKEGLDKAMEESPDLMILDWMLPGMDGMEVCKELRQQKVSTPILMLTAKDEEFDKVLGLELGADDYMTKPFSPRELLARVKAILRRIQHLPKEEEIIESEDRCFEVSELKIFPDQYEAYFLEELLELTPKEFELLLYLVENKGRVLTRDQLLSAVWKYDFAGDTRIVDVHISHLREKIEQNTRKPQYIKTIRGLGYKLEEPKTS, from the coding sequence ATGGCGAAGACGATTTTGGTTGTTGACGATGAGCAATCCATTGTCACATTAATTAAATATAATTTAGAGCAAGCTGGTTATCAAGTGATCACGGCTTTGGATGGAAAAGAAGGACTTGATAAAGCAATGGAGGAAAGTCCTGATTTAATGATCCTTGATTGGATGCTTCCGGGTATGGATGGCATGGAAGTATGTAAAGAGTTAAGACAGCAAAAAGTCAGTACGCCTATTTTGATGCTCACCGCAAAGGATGAGGAATTTGATAAAGTGCTTGGACTAGAATTAGGGGCTGATGATTATATGACAAAACCATTTAGTCCTAGAGAATTGCTTGCGCGAGTGAAAGCGATTTTACGTAGAATTCAGCATTTACCGAAAGAAGAAGAAATTATTGAAAGTGAAGATCGATGTTTCGAAGTATCTGAATTAAAAATATTTCCTGATCAATACGAAGCTTATTTTCTAGAAGAGTTGCTTGAATTGACACCAAAAGAATTTGAATTATTGCTTTATTTAGTGGAAAATAAAGGGCGAGTTTTGACTCGTGATCAATTATTAAGCGCAGTATGGAAATATGACTTTGCTGGAGATACACGAATTGTAGATGTTCATATTAGTCATTTGCGTGAAAAAATTGAACAAAATACGAGAAAGCCTCAATATATAAAGACGATTAGGGGGCTTGGCTATAAGCTTGAGGAGCCTAAAACTTCATGA
- the polA gene encoding DNA polymerase I, producing the protein MEKKIVLIDGNSVAYRAFFALPLLNNDKGIHTNAVYGFTMMLMKILQEEQPTHILVAFDAGKTTFRHETYKEYKGGRQKTPPELSEQFPYLRELLNCYHIPYFELENYEADDIIGTLSLQAEKEGFEVKIFSGDKDLTQLSSEATTVCITRKGITDIEVYTPGHIQEKYSLTPEQIIDMKGLMGDSSDNIPGVPGVGEKTAIKLLKQFESVEQLLGSIDEVSGKKLKEKLEEHKELALMSKQLATILREVPMDVSLNSLEYEGPNNDQVYELFKDLGFNSLLDKLDRPADEMVAHESVDYNIETELDEQLFNSQSSFYLEMITDNYHHADIAGFGLAAENKISYISVEAALASPTFKAWAENEQYKKSVFDAKRTVIGLRRHGIELKGIDFDLLLASYLINPSESPEDFSAVAKLHGFGTIQSDEAVYGKGAKLKLPEEEVYAEHIASKVAALAQLKETCLQELEDNQQLKLFYDLELPLALILADMESEGVQVDVDRLKQMGDELKQQLSVLEQTIYQLAGTEFNINSPKQLGTILFEKLGLPPIKKTKTGYSTSADVLEKLAPSHEIVEHILHYRQLGKLQSTYIEGLLKVVSDNNKIHTRFNQALTQTGRLSSTEPNLQNIPIRLEEGRKIRQAFVPTKSDSVIFAADYSQIELRVLAHIANDEKLIEAFLQGLDIHTATAMDVFHVSKEEVDGNMRRQAKAVNFGIVYGISDYGLSQNLGITRKEAADFIERYLTTYPGVKEYMDSIIREAKEKGYVTTLLQRRRYIPEITSRNFNLRGFGERTAMNTPIQGSAADIIKKAMIDVAERLDKEKLQSKLLLQVHDELIFEVPKEEIEIMSKLVPEVMEQAVPLKVPLKVDFSYGATWYDAK; encoded by the coding sequence TTGGAGAAAAAAATAGTTTTAATTGATGGAAATAGTGTAGCCTATCGGGCGTTTTTTGCTCTTCCTTTATTAAACAATGATAAGGGAATACATACAAATGCGGTTTATGGATTTACAATGATGTTAATGAAAATTTTACAAGAAGAACAGCCCACTCATATACTTGTCGCTTTCGATGCAGGGAAGACGACTTTTCGGCATGAAACGTATAAAGAATATAAAGGCGGACGGCAAAAAACTCCTCCTGAGCTATCTGAACAATTCCCATATTTACGCGAATTATTAAATTGTTATCATATCCCGTACTTCGAATTAGAAAACTATGAAGCAGATGATATTATCGGAACTTTGTCACTGCAAGCGGAAAAAGAGGGCTTCGAAGTAAAGATTTTTTCTGGAGATAAGGATTTGACGCAATTAAGCTCAGAAGCTACAACCGTTTGTATTACGCGAAAAGGGATCACCGATATTGAAGTATATACACCGGGTCACATTCAAGAAAAATATAGTCTTACACCAGAACAGATCATTGATATGAAAGGGTTAATGGGCGATTCCTCTGATAACATTCCAGGTGTGCCGGGAGTGGGAGAGAAAACAGCGATTAAGCTATTAAAACAATTTGAGTCTGTTGAACAATTGCTTGGCTCCATTGATGAAGTAAGCGGAAAGAAGTTAAAAGAGAAACTAGAGGAACATAAAGAATTAGCCTTAATGAGTAAGCAACTTGCCACCATTTTGCGAGAAGTACCGATGGATGTATCATTAAACAGTTTAGAGTACGAAGGTCCGAACAATGATCAAGTGTATGAGCTGTTTAAGGATCTTGGTTTTAATTCTTTGCTTGATAAATTAGATCGACCGGCAGATGAAATGGTAGCTCATGAATCTGTGGACTATAACATAGAAACAGAGCTAGATGAACAGCTATTTAACAGCCAATCTTCATTTTACTTGGAAATGATTACGGATAATTATCATCATGCAGACATAGCTGGTTTTGGCTTAGCAGCAGAAAATAAAATCTCTTATATCTCTGTTGAAGCTGCGTTAGCTTCTCCGACTTTTAAGGCATGGGCGGAAAATGAACAGTACAAGAAATCTGTGTTTGATGCCAAGCGTACGGTGATTGGATTAAGGCGGCATGGGATTGAGTTGAAAGGGATTGATTTTGATTTACTGTTAGCTTCCTATTTAATTAATCCATCCGAATCTCCAGAGGACTTTTCGGCAGTGGCGAAATTACATGGATTTGGAACGATTCAGTCAGATGAAGCGGTATATGGAAAAGGGGCGAAACTTAAGCTACCAGAAGAAGAGGTGTATGCTGAGCACATTGCTTCTAAAGTAGCAGCGTTAGCACAGCTAAAAGAAACGTGTTTGCAGGAGTTAGAAGACAATCAACAGCTTAAGCTATTTTATGATTTAGAATTGCCATTGGCTCTTATTTTAGCTGATATGGAATCAGAAGGGGTCCAAGTGGATGTGGACCGTTTGAAACAAATGGGGGACGAACTGAAACAACAGTTGTCTGTCCTAGAACAAACCATTTATCAGCTCGCTGGCACAGAGTTTAATATTAATTCACCAAAGCAGCTTGGCACGATTTTGTTTGAAAAGCTAGGTTTACCTCCTATTAAGAAAACAAAAACGGGCTACTCTACTTCTGCCGATGTGTTAGAAAAACTAGCTCCATCTCATGAAATTGTGGAGCATATTCTTCATTACCGCCAGCTTGGGAAACTGCAATCGACCTATATTGAAGGTTTGCTGAAAGTGGTAAGTGATAACAATAAAATTCATACCAGGTTTAACCAGGCGTTAACACAAACAGGCCGACTCAGCTCAACCGAACCAAACCTGCAAAATATCCCGATTCGATTAGAGGAAGGAAGAAAAATTCGTCAAGCATTTGTTCCTACTAAAAGTGATTCCGTCATTTTTGCAGCGGATTACTCACAAATTGAACTAAGAGTTCTCGCTCATATCGCCAATGATGAAAAATTAATCGAAGCTTTTCTTCAAGGGTTAGATATTCATACAGCTACAGCGATGGACGTGTTCCATGTGTCGAAGGAAGAAGTCGATGGAAATATGCGCCGCCAAGCGAAAGCGGTGAATTTTGGAATTGTCTATGGTATTAGTGATTATGGCTTATCACAAAACTTGGGCATTACTAGAAAAGAAGCGGCCGACTTTATTGAGCGGTATTTAACTACCTACCCAGGTGTGAAAGAGTATATGGACTCTATCATTCGTGAGGCGAAGGAAAAGGGATATGTCACGACGTTATTACAACGAAGACGTTATATTCCTGAAATTACAAGCCGAAATTTTAACTTGCGTGGCTTTGGAGAACGAACAGCGATGAACACACCGATTCAAGGAAGTGCTGCGGATATTATTAAAAAGGCCATGATTGATGTAGCAGAACGGTTAGATAAAGAAAAGCTGCAATCGAAATTATTATTACAAGTGCACGATGAATTAATTTTTGAAGTGCCGAAAGAGGAGATCGAAATAATGAGCAAGCTTGTGCCAGAAGTGATGGAGCAAGCTGTGCCGTTGAAAGTGCCGCTCAAGGTTGATTTTTCTTACGGTGCTACTTGGTATGATGCAAAATAA
- the speD gene encoding adenosylmethionine decarboxylase: METMGRHVISELWGCNLEKLNDMEKIEQIFVDAALKSGAEIREVAFHKFAPQGVSGVVIISESHLTIHSFPEHGYASIDVYTCGDLDPNIAANYIAEALEAETRETIELPRGMGPVQAKEKATIS; this comes from the coding sequence ATGGAAACAATGGGTCGTCATGTAATTTCAGAACTATGGGGATGTAACTTAGAAAAATTAAATGATATGGAGAAAATTGAGCAAATTTTTGTGGATGCTGCATTAAAATCAGGTGCGGAAATTCGCGAGGTAGCTTTTCATAAATTTGCCCCACAAGGAGTTAGTGGAGTAGTCATTATTTCCGAATCTCATTTAACGATTCATAGCTTCCCTGAGCATGGATACGCAAGCATTGATGTGTATACATGCGGAGACTTAGATCCAAATATCGCTGCTAATTATATTGCAGAGGCTCTAGAGGCAGAAACACGTGAAACGATTGAATTGCCTCGAGGAATGGGTCCTGTACAAGCGAAAGAAAAAGCAACTATAAGCTAA
- a CDS encoding glyceraldehyde-3-phosphate dehydrogenase, whose amino-acid sequence MKAKVAINGFGRIGRMVFRKAILEEGLDIVAVNASYPPETLAHLIKYDTNHGKFEGEVTTEENALVVNGKRIQLLSSRDPLELPWKDLGVDIVIEATGKFNARDKAALHLQAGAKKVILTAPGKNEDVTIVMGVNDEALNIVEHDVISNASCTTNCLAPVAKVLNEKFGIENGLMTTVHAYTNDQKNIDNPHKDLRRARACAQSIIPTSTGAAKALSLVLPELKGRLHGMALRVPTSNVSLVDLVVDLKREVTVEEVNQAFIEASQGELKGILDFTTEPLVSVDFNTNPHSSIVDGLSTIVMDGTKVKVLSWYDNEWGYSCRVVDLVNYVAEEMKKKAEVTA is encoded by the coding sequence ATGAAGGCGAAAGTAGCAATTAACGGATTTGGCCGTATCGGAAGAATGGTATTTCGTAAAGCGATTTTAGAGGAAGGTTTGGATATTGTAGCAGTAAATGCAAGCTATCCGCCTGAGACTCTTGCTCATTTGATTAAGTATGACACAAATCATGGTAAATTTGAAGGGGAAGTAACAACTGAAGAGAATGCATTAGTTGTAAATGGTAAGCGCATTCAACTATTAAGCAGCCGTGATCCATTAGAGCTTCCTTGGAAAGACCTTGGTGTAGATATCGTAATTGAAGCAACAGGTAAATTTAATGCTCGCGATAAAGCAGCGCTTCACCTTCAAGCAGGAGCGAAGAAAGTGATTTTAACAGCACCTGGTAAGAATGAAGATGTAACCATCGTTATGGGTGTTAATGATGAAGCGTTAAACATTGTTGAACATGATGTTATCTCAAATGCTTCTTGTACAACAAACTGCTTGGCTCCAGTAGCGAAAGTATTAAATGAGAAATTTGGTATTGAGAATGGTTTAATGACAACTGTTCATGCTTATACAAACGACCAAAAGAATATCGACAATCCACATAAAGACTTACGCCGTGCTCGTGCATGTGCGCAATCGATTATCCCGACTTCAACTGGAGCGGCGAAAGCATTGTCACTTGTTCTTCCAGAGTTAAAAGGTAGACTGCATGGTATGGCTTTACGTGTGCCAACTTCTAACGTCTCTCTTGTAGACCTTGTTGTTGACTTAAAGCGTGAAGTAACAGTAGAAGAAGTAAATCAAGCGTTTATCGAAGCGTCTCAAGGTGAGCTAAAAGGTATCCTTGATTTCACAACAGAACCGTTAGTATCTGTTGATTTCAATACAAATCCGCATTCTTCGATTGTAGACGGATTATCTACAATCGTAATGGACGGAACAAAAGTAAAAGTTCTTTCTTGGTATGACAACGAGTGGGGCTATTCTTGCCGCGTTGTTGACTTAGTGAATTACGTAGCAGAAGAAATGAAAAAAAAAGCTGAAGTAACAGCTTAA
- the coaE gene encoding dephospho-CoA kinase (Dephospho-CoA kinase (CoaE) performs the final step in coenzyme A biosynthesis.): MANVIGLTGGIASGKSTVSQMLKEKDFAVVDADIAARAVVEPGQQALTQIVETFGEGVLQADGSLDRLKLGERIFNNEDERKKLNGIVHPAVRQFMLAEKEAAIQAGKKTIIMDIPLLFESQLTWMVEKVIVVYVNEETQLHRLMARNGFDEVAAKSRIASQLSLADKAAQADAVINNNGTIIETKEQLEQILMDWHLEP; the protein is encoded by the coding sequence ATGGCTAATGTTATTGGGCTAACGGGTGGAATTGCTAGTGGCAAAAGCACAGTGAGCCAAATGTTGAAAGAAAAGGATTTTGCAGTAGTGGATGCAGATATAGCGGCACGTGCAGTTGTGGAGCCTGGTCAACAAGCATTAACACAAATTGTCGAAACGTTTGGAGAAGGAGTTCTACAAGCTGATGGCTCGCTTGACCGATTAAAGCTAGGTGAGCGTATTTTTAACAATGAAGATGAACGGAAAAAGCTGAATGGAATCGTGCATCCAGCTGTCCGTCAATTTATGCTTGCTGAAAAAGAAGCGGCCATCCAAGCAGGGAAGAAAACGATCATTATGGATATCCCTTTGCTATTTGAAAGCCAATTGACTTGGATGGTGGAAAAAGTCATTGTCGTTTATGTAAACGAAGAAACTCAACTACATAGACTAATGGCACGTAATGGTTTTGATGAAGTAGCAGCAAAATCTCGGATCGCTTCCCAGCTTAGCCTCGCCGATAAGGCCGCTCAAGCCGATGCGGTCATCAATAATAATGGAACGATAATAGAAACGAAAGAGCAGCTTGAGCAGATTTTAATGGATTGGCATTTGGAGCCTTAG
- the ytaF gene encoding sporulation membrane protein YtaF, with protein sequence MNAYLSLYMLAVAVSLDSFSAGLAYGLKQLKLPIKSSIVLSICSAGSLLVAMMTGHILSRFISEQTASQIGGFILIGLGAWVLWQFFRADHKSNQLEDKPLVYLEFKRLGIVIQILKSPAAADLDKSGTISGMEALLLGLALSLDSFGAGIGAALLSFSPFILAASVAGMNFLFVTSGLWCGQKFANVQWMQRVAFLPGILLIILGTFKM encoded by the coding sequence ATGAATGCGTACCTTTCATTGTATATGCTCGCTGTTGCTGTTAGTTTAGACAGTTTCAGTGCCGGGCTCGCCTATGGACTAAAGCAATTGAAGCTTCCGATCAAGTCTTCTATTGTTTTGTCTATTTGTTCGGCTGGATCTTTGCTTGTTGCGATGATGACGGGGCATATATTAAGTCGGTTTATTTCAGAGCAAACAGCTAGTCAAATCGGCGGATTCATTTTAATTGGCCTTGGCGCTTGGGTGCTTTGGCAATTTTTCCGTGCAGATCATAAAAGTAATCAATTAGAGGATAAACCTCTTGTATACTTAGAGTTTAAGCGGCTGGGCATCGTGATTCAAATTTTAAAAAGTCCCGCTGCGGCTGATCTTGACAAGTCTGGAACGATTTCGGGAATGGAAGCATTGCTGCTTGGGCTCGCCTTATCGCTAGATTCCTTTGGAGCGGGAATTGGAGCGGCTTTGCTTAGTTTTTCGCCATTCATTTTAGCAGCTTCTGTAGCTGGAATGAACTTCTTATTTGTGACGAGCGGACTGTGGTGTGGACAGAAATTTGCTAATGTGCAATGGATGCAACGTGTCGCATTTTTGCCAGGCATTTTATTAATCATATTAGGTACGTTTAAAATGTGA
- the pnpS gene encoding two-component system histidine kinase PnpS codes for MIKLRTRLVLWMTFLVFIFLVALGVALSEMFKTYNLQTLNDRLEKESVLLADQISREGGISQITEERVEEWSEQLKVRVAIVDASGNLLVDSDMYDSTKKSEYKKLVQRIAKLEEPENYQEALAIKYNEQFHWQVIQNREGATEGVVVLNTKIDDFPHVYKQIWVILFTSIGAMLLVIVLLGVKITNRYTKPIESATKVAIELAKGNYRARTYDAPTNEVGMLNTSINILARNLQEMMQAQEVHQNRLTTLIENMESGLLLIDDRGFIIVVNKSFKKFFHVKNERLIKKRYYEAIQYKEVIEIIEEVFMTEENVRKQLLLSLGIERKHFEVSGAPIIGTNDEWKGILIVFHDITEIKKLEQMRKDFVANVSHELKTPITSIKGFTETLLDGAMNEPEALSMFLNIILKESERMQTLVMDLLDLSKIEQNGIVLNLKPVRVDEVIEEILLTLENRIHDKRISLMLNIENNLEILGDLYRLKQVFINLINNAILYTQEEGTIQISAFDQGSYVEVQVSDNGIGIEEEEVPRIFERFYRVDKARSRNSGGTGLGLAIVKHILEAHDGKIFVHSKLNEGTTFIVKLKKQPDIEGK; via the coding sequence ATGATCAAGCTTCGCACTCGATTAGTATTATGGATGACTTTTCTTGTATTTATTTTTTTAGTCGCTCTTGGTGTAGCTTTAAGTGAGATGTTTAAAACTTATAATTTACAAACACTAAATGACCGTTTAGAAAAAGAGAGTGTTCTTTTAGCTGATCAAATTAGCCGAGAAGGTGGTATTTCTCAAATAACGGAGGAGCGAGTCGAAGAGTGGAGTGAACAGTTAAAGGTTCGTGTTGCCATTGTAGATGCATCTGGCAACTTGCTCGTTGACAGCGATATGTATGATTCAACAAAAAAGTCTGAGTACAAGAAATTAGTGCAACGAATTGCTAAGCTAGAAGAACCGGAAAATTATCAAGAAGCGTTAGCGATTAAATACAATGAGCAATTTCATTGGCAGGTCATTCAAAATCGTGAAGGTGCCACTGAAGGAGTAGTTGTCCTCAATACGAAAATCGATGATTTCCCTCATGTTTACAAACAGATTTGGGTAATTTTGTTCACTTCTATTGGCGCTATGCTGTTAGTGATTGTTTTATTAGGAGTGAAAATTACTAATCGTTATACAAAGCCAATTGAATCAGCCACGAAAGTAGCGATCGAATTGGCAAAAGGAAACTACCGAGCGAGAACGTATGATGCACCGACGAATGAAGTGGGGATGTTAAATACGTCTATTAATATACTGGCTCGTAATCTTCAAGAAATGATGCAAGCGCAAGAAGTTCATCAAAATAGGCTGACTACGTTAATTGAAAATATGGAAAGCGGCCTGCTGCTAATTGATGATCGAGGGTTTATCATTGTTGTCAACAAATCGTTTAAAAAGTTTTTTCATGTAAAGAATGAACGATTAATTAAAAAAAGATATTATGAAGCGATTCAATATAAAGAAGTAATTGAGATTATTGAAGAAGTGTTTATGACGGAGGAAAATGTCCGTAAGCAGCTATTGCTTTCTCTTGGTATTGAACGTAAACACTTTGAAGTCTCCGGTGCCCCGATCATTGGTACGAATGATGAGTGGAAGGGAATTTTAATTGTTTTTCATGATATTACGGAGATCAAAAAGCTAGAGCAGATGAGAAAAGATTTTGTGGCCAATGTTTCTCATGAATTAAAAACGCCTATTACTTCCATTAAAGGTTTTACGGAGACACTATTAGATGGAGCTATGAATGAGCCAGAAGCATTGTCGATGTTTTTAAATATTATTTTAAAAGAAAGCGAACGAATGCAAACACTCGTGATGGATTTGTTGGATTTATCTAAAATTGAACAAAACGGAATCGTCTTAAATTTGAAGCCTGTACGAGTGGACGAAGTCATCGAAGAGATTCTTCTTACTCTTGAAAATCGCATTCACGATAAGCGAATTTCATTGATGCTGAATATAGAGAATAATCTTGAAATCCTTGGTGATTTGTATCGCTTGAAACAAGTGTTTATTAACTTAATTAATAATGCCATCTTGTATACTCAAGAGGAAGGCACCATTCAGATATCTGCTTTTGATCAAGGATCTTATGTTGAAGTACAAGTGTCTGATAATGGGATCGGAATTGAAGAGGAAGAGGTCCCTCGAATTTTTGAAAGGTTTTATCGCGTAGATAAAGCAAGAAGCCGTAATTCAGGTGGGACAGGTTTAGGTTTGGCCATTGTCAAACATATCCTTGAAGCCCATGACGGCAAAATTTTTGTTCATAGTAAACTAAATGAAGGAACTACTTTTATTGTTAAATTGAAAAAACAACCTGACATTGAGGGGAAATAG
- a CDS encoding PhzF family phenazine biosynthesis protein translates to MKTVTAFQFDAFSKEPNKGNPAGVVLDADHLTEEEMQGIAFKVGFNETAFTLPSDKADVQIRYFTPGHEMNLCGHGTIATIFSMITNGLLQGKDHLMIETKAGILPLKIDAPSKDEASITMKQAPAEFHEFQGSVDDLAASIGLEKNDIDMTLPIVYGSTGIWTLLLPIKTLSACQKMKPNNQRFPDVLKEMPKASIHPFCLETFDPNAQMHGRHFSSAFSGTIEDPVTGTASGVMGAYYAKYIEPKEQMKLLIEQGQEIGKDGRVLVSVLKKDNTFEVEITGQAVFVKKFEVSI, encoded by the coding sequence TTGAAAACAGTAACCGCTTTTCAGTTTGATGCATTTAGTAAGGAACCTAATAAAGGAAACCCAGCAGGTGTGGTATTAGACGCAGACCATCTAACTGAAGAGGAAATGCAGGGAATTGCCTTCAAAGTAGGTTTTAATGAGACTGCTTTTACATTACCATCAGACAAAGCTGACGTTCAAATTCGTTATTTTACCCCTGGCCATGAAATGAATTTATGTGGCCATGGAACTATCGCCACCATTTTTTCTATGATCACTAACGGATTATTACAAGGAAAAGATCACCTAATGATCGAAACAAAAGCCGGCATCCTTCCTCTAAAAATAGATGCTCCCTCAAAAGATGAAGCATCCATCACAATGAAACAAGCACCGGCTGAATTTCATGAATTTCAAGGGTCTGTCGATGATTTGGCTGCTTCTATCGGGTTAGAGAAAAATGATATCGATATGACGTTACCAATTGTTTATGGAAGCACAGGCATTTGGACATTATTACTTCCAATTAAAACATTAAGTGCATGTCAAAAAATGAAACCTAATAATCAACGGTTTCCAGACGTATTAAAAGAAATGCCCAAAGCATCTATTCATCCTTTTTGTTTAGAGACTTTTGATCCAAACGCTCAAATGCATGGACGCCATTTTTCTTCAGCATTTTCAGGTACAATAGAAGATCCTGTCACGGGAACAGCTTCTGGAGTGATGGGGGCCTATTATGCAAAATATATTGAACCAAAAGAACAGATGAAACTGTTGATTGAACAAGGACAGGAAATCGGGAAAGACGGAAGAGTTCTTGTTTCCGTGCTAAAAAAGGATAATACCTTTGAAGTGGAAATCACTGGACAAGCGGTATTTGTGAAAAAGTTTGAAGTATCTATCTAA
- the mutM gene encoding DNA-formamidopyrimidine glycosylase, whose translation MPELPEVETVRRTLTQLVVGKTIQEVEVRWTNIIKKPEQAEQFADALVGETIHDVVRRGKFLIFELDHYALVSHLRMEGKYRLHEKGEKEEPHTHVLFTFTDGTELRYRDVRKFGTMHLFAKGEEYDTLPLSQLGPEPFSEEFSLEYVKAKLKKTERMIKAVLLDQKIFVGLGNIYVDEALFRAKIHPERKASSLQEEEITVLHQEIVATLQEAVDQGGSTIRSYVNSQGQMGMFQQQLFVYGKKGEPCHTCGTAIEKMKVAGRGTHICPNCQPPSR comes from the coding sequence TTGCCGGAACTTCCAGAAGTAGAAACGGTCCGGCGCACGCTCACACAGCTGGTTGTTGGGAAGACGATTCAGGAAGTGGAGGTTCGCTGGACAAACATTATTAAAAAGCCCGAACAGGCGGAGCAATTTGCTGATGCACTCGTCGGGGAAACGATTCACGATGTAGTAAGACGAGGGAAATTTTTAATCTTTGAATTAGATCATTATGCGCTCGTTTCTCATTTACGCATGGAAGGAAAATATCGACTCCATGAAAAAGGCGAGAAGGAAGAGCCGCATACGCATGTTTTATTTACATTCACGGATGGGACAGAATTGCGGTATCGCGATGTGCGTAAGTTTGGGACGATGCATTTATTTGCCAAAGGGGAAGAGTACGACACACTTCCTCTCTCACAACTAGGACCGGAGCCTTTTTCTGAAGAATTCTCCTTAGAGTACGTGAAAGCCAAGTTGAAAAAAACAGAGCGAATGATTAAAGCTGTGTTGCTTGATCAAAAGATCTTTGTGGGACTAGGTAATATTTATGTGGATGAAGCATTATTCCGTGCGAAAATTCATCCTGAGCGAAAAGCAAGTTCCCTTCAGGAAGAAGAAATTACTGTACTTCATCAAGAAATTGTTGCCACACTTCAGGAGGCGGTTGACCAAGGTGGGAGCACGATTCGCTCTTACGTTAACAGCCAAGGGCAGATGGGGATGTTTCAGCAACAGCTATTTGTGTACGGCAAGAAAGGAGAACCATGCCATACATGCGGAACAGCTATTGAAAAAATGAAAGTAGCAGGTCGAGGAACGCATATTTGTCCAAATTGTCAGCCTCCATCTCGCTGA